The genomic segment atttaatatgaaaaattcaaattcatgaAACTGTTGCAAGATTGATGATTACCAGCAAATCCCTGCTATTATGTTCAAATTCTTGTCAATTCtcaaaaaagaataatttgttTTCATCGAGTCCGAATTCTTTGTTCTATCCAGAAAACAAAATTTGCAGCTGGGTTTTccaatattttgtttcttttttattccaTAAAATGAACAATTCTTtgattataaatgttaaattttgaaatattaatttgatgttcaatttaaatatatatttagatataactaatataaatatttgttaaatatattaaacaaacatataaattaaaaaacaaatatataatccaagagttaaatgattatatttcaaattttgaaatcgcaaatttttaaatgattattatttaatttaaatttaaaagattatttatcCCAACAAATTACATActtatttatcattaaaaaaacacacaaagaaCTAGccatttacttaaaaaataacatacatttacttaaacataacaaaaaataaatgcaattattctGATTGATTTTCCAGCCCCGTGGAACAGAATcctcttcaaataaaaaatatacttcgTTTGAAAATAATGGGACGAGGATACAAATtggagaaaaaaatttctttaagaGAAACTGAGGATTCATCCCACTTCTGTTCTAAAAcaaatgctatcatatgataatataaaatattcaaatttcaaCAAGTAACAATTATCAGtagatgagaaaaagaaaaggatatgAAGTATAATCGTTTTCTGAGATTAAATTGACGTGTAACTTCTTGTAAACTATAACTTCATTTCAAAATCGACAAGTCATTGATGATTCAGATGGTTCTGTAGTAAAAACCGTTCTCCAATAAAGAAAAGCAAAACGAAATGGAAAACTCTTTCACCAAAGAAAAAATCAAACACGCCAAGAAAACCATCAGAAAAAGAGGATCATTGCATCAGGAAATCTCAGACGACCGTCGTGAGAAATTGTAAATCCGAATTCATCACATGGTTTTCAAGGGAAAAAGAGAATttgtaacaaaatataaaaacaataccAAACACTAAAGAACCAAACAGAAATCGAAGCCGCACAACATATTTTCAATCCTTCCGATTTCAAATGAAGGAGAAAAGTATAGAGAACCATTCATCGAAGGGATTTAAAGGGAGGGATTAGGGTTGGGAGGGAGATGGGAATCCACAGGGTTCGTATTGACGATTTTACCCTTAGTAGTTTTTAGTAAGGCCCAACTACAATTTGAGCTGTCAGTGTTCTTATGGGCCTTAGTTTTTATCGTTTCGTTCTCCTTTTTATTATGTCTGTGTTGGTTACGCAACAAATATTTCTTTCCGCTTTTACAGTACTTTTTAAActgattaaattaataaaaggtacaaattatttagtttggttattatattatacattttaacTCAAATAAATCATGACTAAAATTATCATTTACATTAatgttcaaattaattattcagaaaaatacactttttaaataattaattgtgaCACTAATTTATAtcacaattaaattattatcaacCATTTAGGCTTATCCAATTGTTTAACAACAGTTATTTTACAAGGTAAAACTATCTAATTCAAAGTTGCTTTAACCATCAATGTTGCATACCTTTCACTATTATGAGACCATGTTAGGGAGATGATGAAGGACGACAAATGACAGGGACCAATAACCTTCTTAACTTTGACAACctttaaatactaataatattgatttttttcccTGATAACTACAATCCaagcttaattattttttctttgatattttgatgttttttgcATATGAAAATGGTCCTTGTAAGATTATATATAAACAAGACCCCTTTTCATCATCATAAATAAAAACTGTACAAAGTGAAAATGCCTTTTCTAATTCCTTAGTTTTTCTATGTCGACATCAAACTTTCAGCATGAACAGTCACAAGAATAATTCATTGACTAGGTGATTAATGCTTGTTGAACCTATGATTTTagcaaaattttctttctcaattaatactatatattttcattcaaaagaCTTGCATTCAAAAGAATCCGAATTTAGTTCTATTCGAACAAATGTCATATAGAAAAACATATTACGAATTTGATATCATACTGTAAGGTACAATTTTGATATGTGATAAAAATAAAGCATAATTTTAGTATTCATCCAAACAAAATACAACCGATATGATTAGTTTTAACCAGTCAAACAACTTGAACACATTCAAGACTAATTTAATATCTCGTAAGTAGCAATATAATTCCTTCATAATAAGATACACAATACaaagaaattacaaaagaaCGTATCAAATGTCTAAATTTATTAACGAAATTCGAATAGAAGTAAatagaattttagtttaatactCAAGCAGCGGGACTAAACCCTACTTTTGAACTATTCAAGCAAATGTTCCATCACGAAAGGAGATAAAAGTCATACAGTTATAAACAAAACACTTTCATTCTGAATACATGCTGAGCTCAATGACATGCAGAAACAACCTATGTACATGATTGAGTGACACCAAAGATTACACAAGTTTGTGTGCAATACATATATATCAAGCTGCAACACATTTAACACCAGTCTACGTATTTACATAGAAAAGCTAAGATCTGTGAATCCAAGAGTGCTTTAAAATCTTCAACTAACCGGTTATTATTTCATCATCTTCCAGTGATCTCAGTGAAAGGAGTGAGAGTTCCCTGGATGAGGGAGCTATCTTCAGCTTCTTTGAAAGATGGAGGCATAGCAGGCCACATAAAAACTGGTCTTTCCTTAGGCACTTCAGGTGGAGGTGCTTCCCCATTCAGAACCTGAAGAACTGTTCTCATTGATGGTCTTTTGTGTGGATTTGGATGGCAGCAAGCCAAGCCAAGAACAAGAACACAGTCCACCTCTTCCTCCACAATCTCCTCCTTCTTCAACCTTGCATCAACACCACCAACTACTTTCCCCTTCCCATATAAATCCCACACCCAATACACAATGCTGTTCTTGTAGTCATCCTGTGAATACACATTCCCTGGCCTCTTTCCACACACTACTTCCAACACAAGAACCCCAAATGCATACACATCTGTCTCCACCGTTGCCCTCCCAGTCAGGAAGGTTTCTGGGGCCATGTACCCGGGTGTGCCCGCAATCTCTTTTGTAGAGTGATGCGTTTCATTTCTCTTCTGAATTGTTCTAGCCAATCCAAAGTCTCCCAGCTTGGCATTGTAATCTGAGTCCAACATTATGTTGCTGGCCTTGATGTCTCTGTGGAGAACCCTCTTCTCACACCCATCGTGAAGGTAGTCAAGTGCTTGAGCCACCCCATTAATCACTCTTCGCCTAGTTTCCCAGTCCAGTGttttaaagttataattatCACCACAATCTTTGTCACCAAAGAGGTACTTGTCTAGGCTTCCATTAGGCATGAACTCGTACACAAGGAGAAGCTCTCTATTCTCATAGCACCAACCAGTGAGTTTCACCAAATTTCTATGGTGAAGGCTTCCGATTGTTGTCACTTCTGCTAAAAACTCTTGCTTCCCTTGGCGTGAGTTTTTGGAAACTCTCTTTACAGCTACCTCTTTATTTTCCAGTAGCCCCTTATACACAGTTCCAAACCCGCCTTGTCCAAGCTTGTTTTGAAGGCTGAATCCACCAGTTGCTTTCGTTAGTTCCCTTAGCCTAAACTTCTTCGGAGACATAGAGGAAT from the Vigna angularis cultivar LongXiaoDou No.4 chromosome 3, ASM1680809v1, whole genome shotgun sequence genome contains:
- the LOC108324410 gene encoding probable L-type lectin-domain containing receptor kinase S.5 yields the protein MQIPWIVKYQYAATLFFVTIALTKVTCFKFNFPSFPDDSNLWVSKNSSIFLDAIQVSPDIRGRIDHYSGRVFYIEPYQLWKEKNNQNQIASFNTTFVLNITPETTPGGEGLAFILTSDRTIPENSDGQWIGIVNATSNGTSQPGILAVEFDTRHSFKEDGPDNHVGININSINSIQQVSLINTRLNLSSGQDVKFHIQYINDTISVLGAMSGTSEESMEILLVSPPLNLSSFLQKEVYIGFSASTSNYTERNCVRSWEFSGDDIRDDDKSLLWVVYVAVPIVIVLIIIGGLVIFFLRWQKIRHMEGPEDAYPRIEDQIKYSSMSPKKFRLRELTKATGGFSLQNKLGQGGFGTVYKGLLENKEVAVKRVSKNSRQGKQEFLAEVTTIGSLHHRNLVKLTGWCYENRELLLVYEFMPNGSLDKYLFGDKDCGDNYNFKTLDWETRRRVINGVAQALDYLHDGCEKRVLHRDIKASNIMLDSDYNAKLGDFGLARTIQKRNETHHSTKEIAGTPGYMAPETFLTGRATVETDVYAFGVLVLEVVCGKRPGNVYSQDDYKNSIVYWVWDLYGKGKVVGGVDARLKKEEIVEEEVDCVLVLGLACCHPNPHKRPSMRTVLQVLNGEAPPPEVPKERPVFMWPAMPPSFKEAEDSSLIQGTLTPFTEITGR